GCTGTTCAAGAATATCTACATAACAATGAGTATCAAAATGTAATTATATATTATTCAGGTGAACACATAAGGAATAATATAGGAGAATGGCAAACTATACAAATACCGAATCCTGATAATTTGAGTGGGAGACTTCTTTATAAACTAAAAGACAAGGCAATGGGTGATGATTGCGACTCTGCCTTAATGTTTTGGGACGGGAAAAGCAAAGGCACAAAACAGAATATAGAATATTTAGAAGAACTAGATAAATATCACCTCGTAGTTATAGAAAATGGTCTGCACGTTGGCAATATTCACAAAATAAATAATATGGTAATACTGTAATATAAGTGTTTTACAATTAAAGCATAAAACGAAATGACACAGACTGACAAATGGCTGGAAATAAGAGCGAGATACTTAAATAAAGAAATATCCGAAAACGAATATTATAAAAATTGTGATGAAGCTGGTCTTGAAATGACTGCATGGGTAGATGAGGATTTTGCAAGAGAAAATGGCTTTTCTGGAGATAGCATAGACCTAATTAGTTTT
The Dysgonomonadaceae bacterium PH5-43 DNA segment above includes these coding regions:
- a CDS encoding hypothetical protein (product_source=Hypo-rule applied), whose protein sequence is MTQTDKWLEIRARYLNKEISENEYYKNCDEAGLEMTAWVDEDFARENGFSGDSIDLISFASDEEWHNPAL
- a CDS encoding hypothetical protein (product_source=Hypo-rule applied; cath_funfam=3.40.50.10400; superfamily=102405), with the protein product MKVFISGSISIKNLREHDISFLEQLIEGNITILIGDAFGIDKAVQEYLHNNEYQNVIIYYSGEHIRNNIGEWQTIQIPNPDNLSGRLLYKLKDKAMGDDCDSALMFWDGKSKGTKQNIEYLEELDKYHLVVIENGLHVGNIHKINNMVIL